From Methylomonas sp. EFPC3, a single genomic window includes:
- the glgB gene encoding 1,4-alpha-glucan branching protein GlgB: MNKPSPLHSLDSELVKIKDAKHHDPFSVLGRHTVGGDTILRAFLPYAESVKLAADGGEFQRIPDSDFFEYRPGKTGVPAHYQLIWLDKDGGSHCQYDPYSFGPILPEFDQHLFGEGRHWHIYQKLGAHLMTVDGIEGVHFAVWAPNAQRVSAIGDFNRWDGRCHPMRNLGNSGIWEIFVPGLTVGNLYKFEILNRHSGQVLVKTDPYGQQFEFRPSTAAIVVDEDAYIWRDGAWMEQRPQHDWLHRPMSIYEVHLGSWRRDHRGNFLNYRDLAAQLVDYVKEMGFTHIELLPVTEHPLDISWGYQTTGYFAPTSRHGTPDDFRFFVDHCHQNGIGVILDWVPAHFPKDSFALGRFDGTPLYEHEDPRKGEHRDWGTLIYNYSRNEVKNFLLSSAFFWLEEFHLDGLRVDAVASMLYLDYSRDANDWIPNMYGGNENLEAIDFLRHMNTVTHEQHPGTVIMAEESTSWPQVTRPTWTGGLGFSMKWNMGWMHDILHYMQEQPIHRSYHHDSLTFGLLYAFTENFVLPFSHDEVVHGKGSLLNKMPGDEWQRFANLRLLYTMMFTYPGKKLLFMGCEFGQGTEWSCNRTLDWYVLDYPHHRGLQTLVKDLNKLYSSHAALHRYDFEHQGFEWIDCHDYQQSIISYRRKSAHEDLIVILNFTPVPRESYRIGVPQPGTYFEIFNSDSQYYDGSNVGNGTVLSEPQPWMGQQHSIAVTLPPLAGIILKM; encoded by the coding sequence ATGAACAAGCCAAGCCCGTTACATTCGCTTGATTCAGAACTCGTCAAAATTAAAGATGCCAAACATCACGATCCGTTCTCGGTTTTGGGCCGCCATACCGTAGGCGGCGACACCATTCTCCGCGCCTTTTTGCCCTACGCCGAATCCGTCAAACTGGCAGCCGACGGCGGCGAATTTCAACGCATCCCGGACAGCGATTTCTTCGAATACCGCCCCGGCAAAACCGGCGTTCCGGCCCACTACCAGTTAATCTGGCTGGACAAAGACGGCGGCAGCCACTGCCAGTACGATCCTTATAGCTTCGGGCCGATACTGCCGGAATTCGACCAACATCTGTTCGGCGAAGGCAGGCATTGGCACATTTACCAAAAGCTCGGCGCCCATTTGATGACGGTCGACGGCATTGAAGGCGTGCATTTCGCCGTCTGGGCTCCCAACGCGCAACGAGTCAGCGCCATCGGCGACTTCAATCGCTGGGATGGCCGTTGCCATCCGATGCGCAATCTGGGCAACAGCGGCATTTGGGAGATCTTTGTTCCGGGCCTGACGGTAGGCAACCTGTACAAGTTCGAAATCCTGAACCGCCACAGCGGCCAAGTGCTGGTCAAAACCGACCCTTACGGCCAGCAGTTCGAGTTTCGTCCATCCACTGCGGCGATCGTGGTCGACGAGGATGCCTACATCTGGCGCGACGGCGCCTGGATGGAGCAACGGCCGCAACACGACTGGCTCCACCGGCCGATGTCGATCTACGAAGTACACCTCGGCTCTTGGCGGCGCGACCACCGCGGCAATTTTCTGAACTACCGCGATCTGGCCGCGCAATTGGTCGATTACGTCAAAGAAATGGGCTTTACCCATATCGAACTGTTACCGGTCACCGAACACCCGCTGGACATTTCCTGGGGCTACCAGACCACCGGTTATTTTGCGCCGACCAGCCGCCACGGCACGCCGGACGACTTCCGTTTTTTCGTCGATCACTGCCACCAAAACGGCATCGGTGTGATCCTGGACTGGGTGCCGGCCCATTTTCCGAAGGACAGCTTCGCGCTGGGTCGCTTCGACGGCACCCCGCTTTACGAGCACGAAGACCCGCGCAAAGGCGAACATCGCGATTGGGGCACATTGATCTACAACTACAGCCGCAATGAAGTGAAAAACTTCCTGCTGTCCAGCGCCTTCTTCTGGCTGGAGGAATTCCATCTGGACGGTCTGCGCGTCGATGCGGTCGCCTCGATGCTGTATCTGGATTACTCGCGCGATGCCAACGACTGGATTCCCAATATGTACGGCGGCAACGAAAACCTGGAAGCGATCGACTTCCTGCGCCATATGAATACGGTGACCCACGAGCAGCACCCCGGCACCGTGATCATGGCCGAAGAATCCACCTCCTGGCCGCAAGTGACCCGGCCGACCTGGACCGGTGGCTTGGGCTTCTCGATGAAATGGAATATGGGCTGGATGCACGACATTCTGCATTACATGCAAGAGCAGCCGATTCACCGCTCCTACCATCACGATTCGCTGACCTTCGGCCTGTTGTACGCCTTCACCGAAAACTTCGTGCTACCGTTTTCGCACGACGAAGTGGTGCACGGCAAAGGCTCCCTGCTGAACAAAATGCCCGGCGACGAATGGCAGCGTTTCGCCAACCTGCGCCTGCTCTATACCATGATGTTCACCTATCCCGGCAAGAAGCTGTTGTTCATGGGCTGCGAATTCGGCCAGGGCACCGAGTGGAGTTGTAACCGTACCTTGGATTGGTACGTGTTGGACTATCCCCACCATCGCGGCTTGCAGACATTGGTCAAGGATCTGAACAAGCTATACAGCAGCCATGCCGCGTTACACCGGTACGATTTCGAACATCAAGGCTTCGAATGGATCGATTGCCACGACTACCAGCAGTCCATCATCAGCTACCGGCGCAAATCGGCGCACGAAGATTTGATCGTCATCCTGAATTTCACACCGGTGCCGCGGGAAAGCTATCGAATCGGCGTGCCGCAACCGGGCACCTACTTCGAAATTTTCAACTCCGACTCGCAATATTACGACGGCAGCAACGTCGGCAACGGGACGGTATTGTCCGAACCGCAACCGTGGATGGGCCAGCAACATTCGATTGCCGTCACCTTACCGCCCTTAGCCGGCATCATTTTGAAAATGTAG
- the glgC gene encoding glucose-1-phosphate adenylyltransferase has translation MSVVDTHQQERRVNDLTRNTIALILAGGRGSRLKNMTDWRAKPAVPFGGKFRIIDFPLSNCINSDIRKIGILTQYKADSLIRHIQQGWGFLRGEFGEYVDLMPAQQRHDEHSWYQGTADAIYQNIDILRARNPEFVLVLAGDHIYKMDYSVMLADHVANKADLTIGCIEVSLEDAKAFGVMHVDDNRRVKAFVEKPENPPVMPGRENTALASMGIYIFNAGFLFEQLIKDADTKGSSRDFGKDIIPAVIDKYRVNAYPFLDLQSGQQSYWRDVGTIDAYWTANMELVGVKPDLNLYDNTWPIWTYQAQTPPAKFVFDDDDRRGQAIDSMVSGGCVISGATVRHSLLFSQVRVNSYSIVEDSVVLPEVNIGRHCRIKKAIIEKGCQVPEGTVIGENRAEDEKRFHVSEGGVVLVTSDMLGQRRNYVR, from the coding sequence ATGTCAGTCGTCGATACACATCAGCAGGAGAGACGGGTAAACGATTTAACCCGCAATACCATCGCTTTAATTTTGGCTGGCGGACGCGGCTCGCGGTTGAAGAACATGACGGACTGGCGGGCTAAGCCGGCGGTACCTTTCGGCGGCAAGTTTCGGATTATCGATTTTCCATTATCGAATTGCATCAACTCGGATATTCGCAAGATCGGAATCCTGACCCAATACAAAGCCGATTCCTTGATTCGGCACATTCAGCAAGGCTGGGGCTTCCTGCGCGGCGAATTCGGCGAATACGTCGATCTGATGCCGGCGCAGCAGCGCCACGACGAACACTCCTGGTATCAGGGCACAGCCGATGCAATCTACCAAAACATCGATATTTTACGGGCGCGCAATCCGGAGTTCGTGTTGGTCTTGGCCGGCGACCACATTTACAAAATGGATTACTCGGTGATGTTGGCCGACCATGTCGCCAACAAGGCCGACCTGACCATCGGCTGTATCGAAGTGTCGCTGGAAGATGCTAAGGCGTTCGGGGTAATGCACGTCGACGACAACCGTCGGGTCAAGGCCTTCGTCGAAAAGCCGGAAAATCCGCCGGTCATGCCGGGCCGGGAGAACACCGCGCTGGCGTCGATGGGGATTTACATTTTTAACGCCGGGTTTTTGTTCGAGCAACTGATCAAAGATGCGGACACCAAGGGGTCCAGCCGCGATTTCGGCAAAGACATCATTCCGGCGGTAATCGACAAGTACCGGGTCAACGCCTATCCGTTTTTGGATCTGCAAAGCGGCCAGCAAAGCTACTGGCGCGACGTCGGAACCATCGACGCTTACTGGACCGCCAACATGGAGCTGGTCGGCGTCAAACCTGACCTGAATCTGTACGACAACACTTGGCCGATCTGGACCTACCAAGCGCAGACGCCGCCGGCTAAATTCGTGTTCGACGACGACGATCGCCGTGGTCAAGCTATCGACTCGATGGTCTCCGGCGGCTGTGTGATCTCCGGCGCGACTGTCAGGCACTCGCTGTTGTTCTCGCAAGTCAGGGTCAATTCCTATAGCATCGTAGAGGATTCGGTAGTGCTGCCGGAAGTCAATATCGGCCGGCATTGCCGGATCAAGAAAGCGATCATCGAAAAAGGCTGCCAAGTGCCGGAAGGCACCGTGATCGGCGAAAACCGGGCTGAAGACGAAAAGCGCTTTCATGTCAGCGAGGGCGGCGTCGTGCTGGTGACCTCCGATATGTTGGGGCAACGCCGGAATTATGTCCGCTAA
- a CDS encoding glycoside hydrolase family 57 protein produces the protein MSAKKLKLVLCWHMHQPEYRDMQSGEFKLPWTYLHVIKDYVDMVAHLEATPAAKAVVNFAPILLEQIEDYSNQVNGYLHDRIAIKDPLLAALVEPAVSADPDRRLKLLHDCRKANRERQIERYPAFRKLIDMADWIQSHQDSVNYVNAQFISDILVWYHLVWMGETVKLGDGRVQRLIDKGSGFSLHDRIEIVEIIGDLLSRVIYRYKSLARKGRIELSVTPYAHPIMPLMLQIDCAREAMPGVELPGLENYPGGEERVRWHLQKGVATFRHFFGFEPQGCWPSEGSVSERTLQILAEAGFRWAASGGNVLHNSLHASGVAGSCSPHQPFKLYSADIACFFRDDGLSDLIGFEYSKWHADDAVADLIKHLENIADFDSEEPLVSIIMDGENAWEYFPDNGYHFLSALYRRLSEHPRIELTTFSEYLDSKGNRRGKLPKLVAGSWVYGTFSTWIGDADKNYGWDMLGDVKMAFDRAVANGKLGEQQLLRAQTQLGVCEGSDWFWWFGDYNPGEAVSDFEKQYRLNLTNLYRLLGEEPPAYLALSFTQGSGSPAMGGAMRRGNQI, from the coding sequence ATGTCCGCTAAAAAATTGAAGCTGGTGCTGTGCTGGCACATGCACCAGCCGGAATACCGCGATATGCAGAGCGGGGAGTTCAAATTACCTTGGACTTATCTGCATGTCATAAAAGACTACGTCGATATGGTGGCCCACCTGGAGGCCACTCCGGCGGCGAAAGCGGTGGTGAACTTTGCACCCATCTTGCTGGAGCAGATCGAAGACTATTCAAACCAGGTCAATGGCTATTTGCACGATAGAATCGCGATCAAGGATCCGCTGCTCGCGGCCTTGGTTGAGCCGGCTGTTTCGGCTGATCCGGATCGGCGACTGAAATTGTTGCACGATTGCCGTAAGGCGAACCGCGAGCGACAGATCGAGCGCTATCCCGCCTTCCGCAAGCTAATCGATATGGCGGATTGGATCCAGTCGCACCAGGATTCGGTCAACTACGTCAACGCGCAGTTCATTTCCGACATATTGGTCTGGTACCATTTGGTGTGGATGGGCGAGACCGTCAAACTTGGCGACGGCCGCGTGCAGCGTCTGATCGACAAAGGCAGCGGTTTCAGTCTGCACGACAGGATCGAGATTGTCGAAATTATCGGCGACCTGTTATCGCGAGTCATCTACCGTTATAAATCGCTGGCCAGAAAAGGCCGTATCGAATTATCCGTTACCCCTTACGCCCATCCGATCATGCCGCTGATGCTGCAAATCGATTGTGCCCGCGAGGCGATGCCTGGCGTCGAATTGCCGGGACTGGAGAACTATCCGGGCGGGGAGGAGCGGGTACGTTGGCATCTGCAGAAGGGCGTGGCGACGTTTCGGCATTTCTTCGGCTTCGAGCCGCAAGGTTGCTGGCCGTCGGAGGGCAGTGTCAGCGAGCGGACGCTGCAGATTCTGGCCGAAGCCGGTTTCCGTTGGGCCGCCAGTGGCGGCAACGTGCTGCACAATAGTTTGCACGCCTCCGGTGTGGCCGGAAGTTGCAGCCCGCACCAGCCGTTTAAACTATATTCAGCCGATATTGCCTGTTTTTTCCGGGACGATGGCTTGTCAGACCTGATAGGTTTTGAATATTCCAAATGGCATGCCGATGATGCGGTGGCCGATTTGATCAAACATTTGGAGAATATCGCCGATTTCGATAGCGAGGAGCCTCTGGTTTCGATCATTATGGACGGCGAAAATGCGTGGGAATATTTTCCGGATAACGGCTATCATTTTCTTAGCGCTTTGTATCGTCGGTTGAGCGAGCATCCGCGTATCGAGTTGACCACCTTTTCCGAGTATCTGGATAGCAAAGGAAATCGCAGAGGAAAATTGCCGAAATTGGTGGCTGGAAGTTGGGTTTACGGTACCTTTTCGACCTGGATTGGCGATGCCGATAAGAATTACGGCTGGGATATGCTGGGCGATGTCAAGATGGCGTTCGATCGGGCTGTGGCGAACGGTAAGCTCGGCGAGCAACAGCTGCTGCGTGCTCAAACCCAGTTGGGTGTTTGCGAAGGTTCGGACTGGTTCTGGTGGTTTGGCGACTATAACCCCGGCGAAGCGGTTAGCGACTTCGAAAAGCAGTATAGGCTCAATCTGACCAACCTTTACCGGTTGTTGGGGGAAGAGCCGCCGGCGTACTTGGCCTTGTCGTTTACGCAAGGTAGCGGTAGTCCGGCGATGGGCGGTGCTATGCGCCGCGGTAATCAAATATAA
- the malQ gene encoding 4-alpha-glucanotransferase: MGALLDKRRAGVLLHITSLPGRGECGDLGREAFHFVNFLHDTGATVWQTLPLGMPHGDGSPYQCLSAHAGNPALINLEWLSDKGWLQAVDRCGDCHTNTEITKSCLITKAFYGFQNLADAEQQADFQRFCQEKADWLDDFALFIALRNVFGHKCWNEWPEALRQREPKALSESRQLLKAVIDSIKFEQYVFFRQWHELKDYAARHGVLMFGDIPIFVSYDSADVWANRDVFKLNAAGEMEVVAGVPPDYFSEFGQRWGNPHYDWEYLRKTGFKWWLERIKSQYEMFDILRIDHFRGLEAAWEIPANEDTAINGRWVVAPGAELLAEIQRHFGSLSLVAEDLGIITAEVEALRDDFELPGMKILQFAFGDDSRNPYLPCNYHRNCVVYTGTHDNDTTLGWFDGLNDSEKQRIYDYLGWSSLPMPSALIHAAMGSVANLAMIPMQDILKLGSPDRMNTPGTTEGNWRWRFDWSQLSDDKAGHFAHLVRLFGRC, translated from the coding sequence ATGGGTGCTCTCTTGGATAAACGCCGCGCGGGCGTTTTGCTACACATTACATCCTTGCCGGGGCGCGGAGAGTGTGGCGATTTGGGAAGGGAAGCGTTTCATTTTGTCAATTTTCTCCACGATACCGGTGCCACGGTTTGGCAGACCTTGCCACTCGGCATGCCGCACGGCGACGGGTCGCCGTACCAGTGTTTGTCTGCCCATGCCGGCAATCCGGCGCTGATCAATCTCGAATGGTTGTCGGACAAGGGTTGGCTGCAGGCCGTCGACCGTTGCGGCGATTGTCATACCAATACTGAAATTACCAAAAGTTGCCTGATAACCAAGGCGTTCTACGGCTTCCAAAATTTGGCCGATGCCGAACAGCAGGCTGATTTTCAACGGTTTTGTCAGGAAAAAGCCGATTGGCTCGATGACTTCGCCTTGTTTATCGCATTGCGTAACGTATTCGGGCACAAATGTTGGAACGAGTGGCCGGAAGCGTTGCGGCAACGTGAGCCGAAAGCGCTGAGCGAGTCGCGGCAGTTATTGAAAGCGGTGATCGATTCGATCAAATTCGAACAGTACGTATTCTTCAGGCAGTGGCACGAGTTGAAGGATTATGCGGCTCGGCACGGCGTTCTGATGTTCGGCGACATTCCGATTTTTGTTTCCTACGATAGTGCCGACGTCTGGGCTAACCGCGACGTGTTCAAACTGAACGCGGCCGGCGAGATGGAAGTCGTGGCCGGGGTGCCGCCGGATTATTTTTCCGAATTCGGTCAGCGCTGGGGTAATCCGCATTATGACTGGGAGTATTTGCGCAAAACCGGTTTCAAGTGGTGGCTGGAGCGGATCAAATCCCAATACGAGATGTTTGATATTCTCCGCATTGACCATTTTCGCGGGCTGGAAGCGGCATGGGAGATTCCGGCCAACGAGGACACCGCGATCAACGGCCGTTGGGTCGTCGCGCCCGGCGCCGAGTTATTGGCCGAAATTCAACGTCATTTCGGCTCGCTGTCGCTGGTTGCCGAAGACTTGGGCATCATTACCGCCGAAGTCGAGGCCTTGCGCGACGACTTCGAATTGCCCGGCATGAAGATTTTGCAATTTGCTTTCGGCGACGATAGTCGCAATCCCTATCTGCCGTGTAACTACCATCGAAACTGTGTGGTGTATACCGGTACCCACGACAACGACACCACGTTAGGCTGGTTCGACGGGCTTAACGACAGCGAAAAACAGCGGATTTATGACTATTTAGGCTGGTCCAGTTTGCCGATGCCGAGCGCGCTGATTCATGCCGCGATGGGATCGGTTGCCAATCTGGCGATGATTCCGATGCAGGATATCTTAAAGCTCGGGTCGCCGGATCGGATGAATACGCCCGGAACCACTGAAGGTAACTGGCGCTGGCGTTTCGATTGGTCGCAATTGTCCGACGATAAAGCCGGACATTTTGCGCATTTAGTCCGCTTGTTCGGCCGCTGCTGA
- a CDS encoding quinoprotein dehydrogenase-associated putative ABC transporter substrate-binding protein, whose protein sequence is MKANSTFTTWALSLALTAPIANSQAQDKFKVCADPVNPPYSTKELTGYENKIAALFADQLGQELEYTWLPDRIGFIRNTLKAENDNGEGFKCDVVMGVPAGFELTETTKPYLHSTYVLLIAKGRGWDDIKDPNQLVQLPEQRQQKLKIAMFDRGPGTDWLQQNGLLDYGVPYQSMTGDSEHNVAMQIEKDLSAGKIDMVILWGPMAAYVQNQNTKNGYIAIPMQSAPGTRFDFSIAMGIRQGDNQRKQQLNDLIDKNRAKIQAIIADYKIPSLPIPEKPAKQDDD, encoded by the coding sequence ATGAAAGCCAATTCGACCTTTACCACTTGGGCCTTATCTCTAGCCTTGACCGCGCCAATCGCCAACAGCCAAGCCCAGGACAAGTTCAAAGTCTGCGCAGACCCGGTAAACCCGCCCTATTCCACTAAGGAACTGACCGGCTACGAGAATAAAATCGCCGCGCTGTTTGCCGACCAATTGGGCCAGGAACTCGAATACACCTGGTTGCCGGACCGCATCGGCTTCATCCGCAACACCTTGAAAGCGGAAAACGACAATGGCGAAGGTTTCAAGTGCGATGTCGTGATGGGCGTGCCGGCCGGCTTCGAATTGACCGAAACCACCAAACCCTACCTGCATTCGACCTACGTCTTATTGATTGCAAAAGGCCGGGGCTGGGACGATATCAAAGATCCCAACCAATTGGTGCAATTGCCCGAGCAGCGACAGCAGAAACTGAAAATCGCCATGTTCGACCGCGGCCCCGGTACCGACTGGCTGCAACAGAACGGCCTGCTGGATTACGGCGTTCCTTACCAAAGTATGACCGGCGACAGCGAACACAACGTGGCAATGCAGATCGAGAAGGATCTGAGCGCCGGAAAAATCGACATGGTGATTTTATGGGGCCCGATGGCGGCGTACGTGCAAAATCAGAACACCAAGAACGGCTATATCGCAATCCCGATGCAATCGGCACCGGGGACGCGCTTCGATTTCTCGATTGCGATGGGCATTCGCCAAGGCGACAATCAGCGCAAGCAACAGCTTAACGACTTGATCGACAAGAATCGGGCAAAAATCCAGGCGATTATTGCCGACTACAAAATTCCATCGCTGCCGATACCGGAAAAACCGGCCAAGCAAGACGACGATTGA
- a CDS encoding methanol/ethanol family PQQ-dependent dehydrogenase, whose translation MKKPVHNWLLASTVATILAAPTVSTANDDLEKLTQNPANWASWGGDYAGTRYSKLSQINTQNVKNLQPAWSFSTGVLRGHEGGPLVVNGVLYVHTPFPNTVYAIDQKTKAVIWEFTPTMDADVTIPVMCCDTVNRGLAYGDGKIFLQQSDTVLTALDAKTGKRVWSVQNGDPKLGMTNTNAPIVVKDKVITGISGGEFGVRGFLAAYDIKTGQLAWKGYSMGPDKDTLIKPGKSTTWQDGKVTPLGPESSLATWKGDQWKIGGGTTWGWYSYDPKLNLVYYGSGNPSTWNPVQRPGDNKWSMSLWARDADTGEVKWVYQMTPHDEWDYDGINETVLVDQEVKGKMHKTIVHFDRNGVGYTLDRETGELLVAETFDKSVNWLTHVDMKSGRPQVVPEFSTEHNGEDVNTVGTCPAALGAKNQQPVSYSPQTGLFYISGNHLCMEYEPFEVSYTAGQPYVGATLNMMPAGADVLTGKKDGTTNLGQFTAWDAKTGKIAWSNKEQFSVWSGSVATAGGVVFYGTLEGYLKAVDAKTGKELYKFKTPSGIIGNVNTWEFEGKQYVGVLSGIGGWAGIGIAAGLDDGSSSTNSEGLGAVGAYRSLGSYTKLGGTLTVFALPN comes from the coding sequence ATGAAGAAGCCTGTACACAACTGGCTGCTTGCTTCGACTGTAGCGACGATCCTTGCTGCACCAACCGTATCTACCGCCAACGACGACTTAGAAAAATTAACTCAAAACCCTGCTAACTGGGCTTCTTGGGGTGGCGACTACGCTGGTACCCGCTACAGCAAATTGTCCCAAATCAACACTCAGAACGTTAAAAACCTGCAACCAGCCTGGTCTTTCTCTACCGGTGTGTTGCGTGGTCACGAAGGTGGTCCTCTGGTTGTTAACGGCGTTCTGTATGTTCACACTCCGTTCCCTAACACCGTTTACGCGATCGACCAAAAAACCAAAGCGGTCATCTGGGAATTCACCCCAACAATGGATGCCGACGTCACCATTCCTGTCATGTGCTGCGATACCGTTAACCGCGGCTTGGCTTACGGCGACGGTAAAATCTTCCTGCAACAATCAGACACCGTGCTGACTGCGCTGGATGCCAAAACCGGCAAACGCGTATGGAGCGTACAAAACGGCGACCCGAAACTGGGTATGACCAACACCAACGCGCCGATCGTTGTTAAAGACAAAGTCATCACCGGTATTTCGGGTGGTGAGTTTGGTGTCCGCGGCTTCCTGGCTGCTTACGACATCAAAACCGGCCAGTTGGCGTGGAAAGGTTACAGCATGGGTCCGGACAAGGACACCCTGATCAAACCGGGCAAATCCACCACCTGGCAAGACGGAAAAGTCACTCCGCTGGGACCTGAATCCAGCTTGGCGACCTGGAAAGGTGACCAATGGAAAATCGGTGGCGGCACCACCTGGGGCTGGTATTCCTACGACCCTAAACTGAATCTGGTCTACTACGGCTCAGGCAACCCTTCTACATGGAACCCTGTACAACGTCCGGGCGACAACAAATGGTCCATGTCTCTGTGGGCTCGCGACGCCGACACCGGTGAAGTTAAATGGGTTTACCAAATGACGCCACACGACGAGTGGGACTATGACGGTATCAACGAAACCGTTCTGGTTGACCAAGAAGTCAAAGGCAAAATGCACAAAACCATCGTCCACTTTGACCGTAACGGCGTGGGCTACACCCTGGACCGTGAAACTGGTGAATTGCTGGTTGCAGAAACCTTTGACAAATCAGTCAACTGGCTGACTCACGTCGACATGAAATCCGGCCGCCCACAAGTCGTGCCTGAATTCTCTACCGAGCATAACGGCGAAGACGTCAACACCGTTGGTACCTGCCCTGCAGCGCTGGGTGCGAAAAACCAACAACCGGTGTCTTACTCTCCACAAACCGGCCTGTTCTACATCTCCGGCAACCACTTGTGCATGGAGTACGAACCGTTTGAAGTTAGCTACACCGCTGGCCAACCGTACGTAGGTGCCACCCTGAACATGATGCCTGCAGGCGCTGATGTTTTGACCGGTAAAAAAGACGGCACCACCAACCTGGGCCAGTTCACCGCGTGGGATGCCAAAACCGGCAAAATCGCTTGGTCTAACAAAGAACAATTCTCTGTCTGGTCAGGCTCTGTTGCAACGGCTGGTGGCGTTGTGTTCTACGGCACCCTGGAAGGTTACCTGAAAGCAGTTGACGCCAAAACCGGTAAAGAATTGTACAAATTCAAAACCCCATCCGGCATCATCGGTAACGTCAACACTTGGGAATTCGAAGGCAAACAATACGTCGGCGTTCTGTCAGGTATCGGCGGTTGGGCAGGTATCGGTATCGCGGCCGGTCTGGACGACGGTTCGTCATCAACCAACTCGGAAGGTCTGGGTGCGGTTGGCGCGTACAGAAGCTTAGGCTCTTACACCAAACTGGGTGGTACACTGACTGTGTTCGCTCTGCCTAACTAA
- the msrA gene encoding peptide-methionine (S)-S-oxide reductase MsrA produces MSFLSKKIAMPVAEQALAGRSSPIASGLTHAVHGHPYHPPFPEQMQQAVFGMGCFWGAERKFWQQAGVYTTAVGYAGGFTPNPSYQEVCSGMTGHAEVVLVVFDPQTVSYASLLAVFWEAHNPTQGMRQGNDIGTQYRSAIYCYGDEQLAAASASQHAYQAELSKAGFPPITTEIRIAPPFYYAEQDHQQYLAKNPDGYCGLGGLGICLPR; encoded by the coding sequence ATGTCTTTTCTTTCCAAAAAAATTGCCATGCCTGTTGCGGAACAAGCGTTAGCGGGCCGCTCGTCGCCTATCGCCAGCGGCTTGACGCATGCCGTACACGGCCATCCTTACCATCCGCCGTTTCCGGAGCAGATGCAGCAAGCGGTATTCGGCATGGGTTGTTTTTGGGGCGCCGAACGCAAGTTCTGGCAGCAAGCCGGCGTCTATACTACTGCAGTCGGCTATGCCGGCGGCTTTACGCCCAATCCAAGCTATCAGGAAGTCTGTAGCGGCATGACCGGCCACGCCGAAGTGGTTCTGGTAGTCTTCGACCCGCAAACCGTTAGCTACGCGTCGTTGTTGGCGGTGTTTTGGGAAGCGCACAACCCGACCCAAGGCATGCGTCAGGGCAACGACATCGGCACGCAGTACCGTTCGGCAATTTACTGCTACGGTGACGAACAACTCGCCGCAGCCAGCGCCAGCCAACACGCATACCAAGCTGAACTATCGAAAGCCGGATTTCCGCCAATCACGACCGAAATCCGCATTGCGCCGCCGTTTTACTACGCCGAGCAGGACCACCAGCAGTATCTGGCCAAAAATCCCGACGGTTATTGCGGCCTCGGCGGCCTGGGCATTTGTTTGCCGCGTTGA